In one Geoglobus acetivorans genomic region, the following are encoded:
- a CDS encoding YlbF family regulator, which translates to MNDVIRDRAIALAKSISESEEYREFIATEEVLKQDEVAQNLLIEFQEKQQEFLSKQLMGEVDEALLNSLTEIQGKLNELESVRNFMDSYNRLVSLLGEVGDLISQELDFDFGEAYRT; encoded by the coding sequence ATGAATGACGTAATTAGAGATAGGGCAATAGCCCTTGCAAAATCTATATCCGAGAGCGAGGAATATAGGGAATTTATTGCCACAGAAGAAGTTTTAAAGCAGGATGAAGTTGCTCAGAATCTTCTGATAGAATTTCAGGAAAAGCAGCAGGAATTCCTCTCAAAACAGCTCATGGGAGAAGTAGATGAGGCTTTACTGAACTCCCTGACCGAAATTCAGGGAAAGTTGAACGAGCTTGAGAGTGTCAGGAACTTTATGGACTCCTACAACAGACTGGTAAGTTTGCTCGGGGAAGTAGGAGACCTGATAAGCCAGGAACTGGACTTCGACTTTGGTGAAGCTTACAGAACCTGA